The DNA window ACAGGTGAAGCGGGGGCTTCTACCTTTGCCGAACCATGCTTGGCCGCGGGGCGGACGGGCGGAAGTTCGACCTTCTCCGACGCGGCCTCGCCAATCGAAGCTGCGACCGACGGGCGGGGGTCGGCAATGCCCTGCGCGTTGCGGTTGGCGGTCGCCAGCTGGAACGTCGCGCTGGCCGATTGCGATCCTGAAAGCCGTGCCGTCGCGCCGGCGTATTCGTACACCCGATCGGTGCCGGCATCGACGATCCAAAGGTCGCTGACATCGTTCGGATCGAGGGTCAGGCCCGTCGGCGTCCGGTTGGCCGAGTCGATCGTCCAGTTGCCTTCCAGCAAACCCAGCATGCTGTAGCGGAACACGCTGTCGAGCTTCGACCCGTCGTTCACCACCCACAGGTGGCTTCCGTCGGTGACAACATCCATGGCGTCACGATTGCTGCGGTTCAGCGAGAAGCTCGATGTCGCCGACACCTTGCCCGACAACCGGGCCGCCGCGCCGGCGAAGTAGAACACCTTGTCCGAATCGTTATCGACGACCCAGAGACTGACGCCGTCGGTGGTGATGCCCTCTGGCCTGCCGAGGCCCTTGGCCGTCCAGGATCCGAGCAGCTTGCCCGCCGGCGTGTAGACGAACACGTCTCCCTTCTCGTCTATCGTCCAGAGCCGCGTGCCGTCGGCTTTGGCGGCGATGCCACGCGGGTCGGCATTCTCCTTGTTCAGGCTCTTGCGGGTGGTCGCGGCCCCGGCGGCGTCGTAGCCGAAGGTGTCGGTCGTCGTGCCATCGACCACATAGAACTTCGTTCCGCCCGGCACGACGACCGGCGTCACAACGATCGTGACTGTCGCCGCGGCCGAGGCGGCCGTGCCGTCGATGGCGCTGTAGGTAAAGCTGTCGGTCCCGCTGTATCCGGCCGAGGGGGTGTACACAAAGCTGCCGCTGGCATTCAGCACCAGCGTGCCGTGGGCCGGACCGGTGACCTGAACGGCATTCAGCAGGTCGCCGTCGGTATCGGAGTCATTTCCGAGAAGACCAGGGGCTGAGACGGTCAGTGTTGCGCCCTGGGCAACCGAGTAGGCATCGTTGCCCGCCACGGGCGTGTCGTTGACCGCGGAAACGGTCAAACTCACGGTCGCTGCGCTCGAGCTAAGCGTGCCGTCGCTTGCGCGATAGGTGAAGCTGTCCGGGCCGTTGTAGTTCGCAGCCGGGGTGTAGGTGAACGACCCATCGGCATTCAGCGAGACAGTCCCGTGGGCGGGGCCGGTCACGATGCCGGCAGTCAGCGGGTCGCCGTCGGCGTCGGAATCGTTCGACAGCAGGCCCGGCGCGGAAATGTTCAGCGGCTGGTCCTCCGCCGTCGTGTAGACATCGTCGGCGGCGACCGGTGCATCATTCACGGCTGTCACACCCAGCGTCACCGTCGCCAGGTTGGAACTCACGGTGCCGTCGCTGGCGCGATACGTGAAGCTGTCGGGGCCGTTGTAGTTCGCCGCCGGGGTGTAGGTGAAGGAACCGTCGGCGTTCAGCGTGATCGTCCCGTGGACCGGGCCGGTCACGATGCCGGCGGTCAGCGGATCGCCGTCGGCGTCGGAATCGTTCGACAGCAGGCCCGGCGCGGAAATGTTCAGCGGCTGGTCCTCCGCCGTCGCGTAGACATCGTCGGCGGCGACCGGTGCATCGTTCACGGCGGCAATGCTGAGCGTCACCGTCGCCAGGTTGGAACTCGCGGTGCCGTCGCTGGCGCGATAGGTGAAACTGTCCGGGCCGTTGTAGTTCTCGGCCGGCGTGTAGCTGAATGAGCCGTCGGTATTCAACGAGACCGTACCATGGGTCGGCGCATCGACCAGCGTCACGGTCAGCGCGCTTCCCTCGATGTCCGAATCGTTCGACAACACGCCTGGAGGCGTGACGGTCAGCGTCGTGTCTTCCGACGTCGAATAGCTGTCGTTCCCGGCGGTCGGGGCATCGTTAACGGCGGCAATGTTCACGATAAAGGTCTGCGGCAGGCTGATGTCGATACCGCCGCCGACCGTGCCGCCGTTGTCATGCAGACTGACGGTGACGACCGCCGACCCGCTGGCGTTGGCGGCGGGTGTGTAGCTGAGCGTGCCGTCGGCCGACACCGTGGGCTGCACGCTGAAGAGCGCGTTGTTGTCGTTGGTCACGATAAAGTCGAGCACCTGGCCCGCTTCGCTCGCCGGCCCGGCGCTGATCGCCGTCGCCCAGCCGCTGACGATCTGGCTGGCGGCGTCTTCGAGCACGTTCTGGTCGGCACCCTTGACGAAACTCGGCGCGCTGTTGACCGCCACGGCACTGGTCGAGGCGCCGAAGTCGATCGAGTCTTCGAACTCGCCGTCTTCCAGTTCGCAATACTCGTAGCCGTCGCCGGGGATTGGCGTTCCGATGACGACTGGGATCGAACCCATCACCACGTTGGTTCCGGCCCGGACGAATTGCAGGTCTAACCGGCGCGGCGCGCCGTCGCCGATGAACTCGACGTCAAACGTCGCCGTCTGGCCGGCACCGATGCCGGTCAGCGTTCCGGTGTAATTGGTGATCCGCACCCGCGGATCGGACGCCTGCACGGTGAGATCGACCGCGACGTTGGTGACCGCATTCTGGATCGCGTTGACCACGCCATTGGCGACGCTGCCGGCAAAGCCCGAGGCGATCTGAAAGTAAAGCGGGTCGCCGGGGGCGATCGGGTCGGCCGTTCCGTTGTCGATGGTGGCGGTCGAGCGGTTGACCGCGCCCGTCAGCTTCGACAGCGACTCCAGCCCCTGCCGCGGGTCGAGCGTCGCCTGCGGATTGGTGCCCAGGCCGATGACCAAGGCTCCCAGGGCATTCAAACCGGTGACCGTTTCCTGAAGGCCCGCGCCGCTGTTGAACGGTGTCGTCGGACGAGACGTCTGCGTGAGCGCGCTGATCGGCAGCGATACGCCGCCCACGCCCGTAATCGTCGATTCGCCTTTGGGCTGGTAGGCAAAGCCGGTATCGGTCGCGGTCAGGATGATCGGCAGTGCGCCGGCCCGGAAGCCGCCGCCGCCGACATTGCCGGCGGCAGCCATGACCGAGTTGGCCGGGTCGGCGACGAACGACGCGAAGGAGGGCACGTCTCCGCTGAGGCCCGGCGACAACTGCGTGGACGCCAGCCCGGCGGGGCCGCTGTCGAGCACCGAGCCGTTGTTGTTGCCGTCAAAGCCCTTGCCGGTCACGAGCTGATACAGCGCTTCGATGTCGGTTTCCGGCTGGTCGCCGCCGTAGCCCGGGGTCGTGCGGTTCAGTGCGGCCTGGATCGCGGTCATATAGCCGGCGGAACTGGCGGCGACGATCGGCTGGTTCAGCGTGAACGGCCGGCCGGTGCCGTATTCCGACGCGAAGTTGCCGTACTCTTCGAGCCGGCCGACGCCGAAGCCCAGATCGATCCCGGGCATCGCGGTCTGCAACTGCGAGATGATCGTCGGGAACGCCGCCCGAACGATCGGGCTGTTGTTGACGAAGCTGCCGGTGTCGTCGAACAGGAGGAACACGTCAACCAGATTCGTCAGCGCGCCGGTGTTCGGCAGCGTCAGGCTGACCGTCTGGCGATGTTTCTGACCCTTGGCCAGCGAGATGTTGATGCTGCCGGGGCTGACATTGCCGACGGCGGGATTGCTCACGCCGGTCGGCCAGAGGATGCCGCCGGTCGTGCGAGGGAAGGTGCGCTTGTTTCCGCCGGACAGCACTTCGCGAACGACGTAAGCGCCGGGGGTGAGATCGGTGAAGACGTACGAGCCGTCGACCTTGGTGACGGCGGTGGGCTCGCCG is part of the Humisphaera borealis genome and encodes:
- a CDS encoding tandem-95 repeat protein; amino-acid sequence: MTRPIPSVSKSSKIEPRKLIRRAARRALPPCLGVELLEGRALLSGDVAGTVYDDVNNDGIKNNGENGLPGWTVFVDVNRNGGLDAGEPAGVTNKDGDYLITSTYLGVRSIREIVPAGWTPSAGTASSKDTLIEDGKEAKVDFFNFRAHVGSIVGSVWQDMNGDGIRATDATTGLFTDPGLPGWTIFIDNNRNLLPDAGEPSTLTDANGQYTFTNFAPGDYEVTQVLPAGWEVSKTHDVQQTVRVVDGGTTTASDFANISLINGSIQGTVWNDLNGDGVRATDPTTGGFSEPGLEGWTVYLDLNNNRAADAGEPTATTNASGVYLFTGLDAGDYEVTEVLPAGWNTSPTFDLRQTVAVSGGLLSTARDFANFGNSNGSIRGSAWNDLNADGLRGGAEPALVGWTIYLDLNGNGAKDAAEPTALTDATGTYRFSGLQVGEYDVVELLPAGWETSPGFAGDYAVKVFGGTESVAPDFANYAISAVLPGTVSGTLWEDINGNGIREFDLVTSSFADPGVSGWTVFIDSNSNRVLDAAELSATSGADGSYRISGVAPGSVSVVVQLPSGWRSSAPVTNVRTISLRNGQDVTAQDFGSARLRESSISGTVYADANKSGTRDAGERGLAGMTVYLDTNDNGNLDAGEPRAVTSTDLFFTPSIDEAGTYSFTHLAGGTHVVRSILPATLSATPTGELRHAVTITGAENRTGVDTAAVFRANEIRGVRFDDRNDDGVKDAGEPGVAGVTVFVDLDRDDTLDAGEPTAVTKVDGSYVFTDLTPGAYVVREVLSGGNKRTFPRTTGGILWPTGVSNPAVGNVSPGSINISLAKGQKHRQTVSLTLPNTGALTNLVDVFLLFDDTGSFVNNSPIVRAAFPTIISQLQTAMPGIDLGFGVGRLEEYGNFASEYGTGRPFTLNQPIVAASSAGYMTAIQAALNRTTPGYGGDQPETDIEALYQLVTGKGFDGNNNGSVLDSGPAGLASTQLSPGLSGDVPSFASFVADPANSVMAAAGNVGGGGFRAGALPIILTATDTGFAYQPKGESTITGVGGVSLPISALTQTSRPTTPFNSGAGLQETVTGLNALGALVIGLGTNPQATLDPRQGLESLSKLTGAVNRSTATIDNGTADPIAPGDPLYFQIASGFAGSVANGVVNAIQNAVTNVAVDLTVQASDPRVRITNYTGTLTGIGAGQTATFDVEFIGDGAPRRLDLQFVRAGTNVVMGSIPVVIGTPIPGDGYEYCELEDGEFEDSIDFGASTSAVAVNSAPSFVKGADQNVLEDAASQIVSGWATAISAGPASEAGQVLDFIVTNDNNALFSVQPTVSADGTLSYTPAANASGSAVVTVSLHDNGGTVGGGIDISLPQTFIVNIAAVNDAPTAGNDSYSTSEDTTLTVTPPGVLSNDSDIEGSALTVTLVDAPTHGTVSLNTDGSFSYTPAENYNGPDSFTYRASDGTASSNLATVTLSIAAVNDAPVAADDVYATAEDQPLNISAPGLLSNDSDADGDPLTAGIVTGPVHGTITLNADGSFTYTPAANYNGPDSFTYRASDGTVSSNLATVTLGVTAVNDAPVAADDVYTTAEDQPLNISAPGLLSNDSDADGDPLTAGIVTGPAHGTVSLNADGSFTYTPAANYNGPDSFTYRASDGTLSSSAATVSLTVSAVNDTPVAGNDAYSVAQGATLTVSAPGLLGNDSDTDGDLLNAVQVTGPAHGTLVLNASGSFVYTPSAGYSGTDSFTYSAIDGTAASAAATVTIVVTPVVVPGGTKFYVVDGTTTDTFGYDAAGAATTRKSLNKENADPRGIAAKADGTRLWTIDEKGDVFVYTPAGKLLGSWTAKGLGRPEGITTDGVSLWVVDNDSDKVFYFAGAAARLSGKVSATSSFSLNRSNRDAMDVVTDGSHLWVVNDGSKLDSVFRYSMLGLLEGNWTIDSANRTPTGLTLDPNDVSDLWIVDAGTDRVYEYAGATARLSGSQSASATFQLATANRNAQGIADPRPSVAASIGEAASEKVELPPVRPAAKHGSAKVEAPASPVFAQTLIRPQSSLKDAGDTDGSDDLLAVWDHERWGLN